In the Candidatus Binatia bacterium genome, CGCTCGACGTTAACCGACCACACGTCATAGTTGGCGCCGGCGACGTTGCGCGCGGCGAACACTGCCGACAGCATCGAGTGATCCTGGTTGTTGTACCGGTGCTGGCCGTTGCGCCCGACGAGCTGGAGGTTGTCGATTCCCGCGAGATAATGGCGGATCGTGGCGAGGTGGGCCTGGTAGTCCTGGTCGTAGACCGGGTAGGCCTTCTCCATGCGCACGACGGTGCCGTCCTCGATCTCCCCGCGCTCGACCATACCGATCTTCGTGCAGTCGGCGATGCCGATCTCGATGAGCCGCTCCTGCGGCCACGTCCACTCCTCGTCTCGGTCCCAGAGAAAATACTCCAGACCGAGCGAGGTGCGCGAGGGTTCCGGCACCATGAACGGACTCCAGTTCTTGTAATTCTGGATGCGTCCGAGCTTCACGTCCGGCGAGTGTACGTAAATCCAGTTGTCGGGAAACACCTCCGCGCGCTTAACGATGAGCACCACGGTGAGGTAGTCCCGGTAGCGAAGCGCATTGGCGGCGCGGCGGACGTCTTCGGGTGGCGGCGGATCGAAGGCATTGACGAGTTCCCGGACCGGCATCGACGAGATGAAGTGCTCGCCGCCGAACTCGAGCCGGCGGCCGTCGGCGGTGCGGGCGTACACGGCCTCGACGCGGCCGTGGCGGTGACGGATGCGCTCGACGCGCACCTTCAAGACGGTCTCGCTCCCCCGCGCGGCGACCCGTTCGACGCAGCGTTCCCACATCTGGCCGGGGCCGAACCGGGGGTAGTGGAACTGCTCGATCAGGGTCGTGATGACTTCGCCGGACTTGCTGGTCTTGGCGCTGAATACCGCGTTCCGCAATGCCTCGGAGAGCGACAGGTTCTTGATGCGTTGCGCCGCCCAGTCGGCGGAGATCTCCGCGCACGGAACGCCCCAAACCTTTTCGGTGTAAGTCTTGAAGAAGATCTCGTAGAGACGGTACCCGAAGCGGTTCGACACCCACTGCTCGAACGAGCTTTCTTCGCGCGCCGGGAGCAGCCGTGCTTTGGCGTAGCTGAGCCCGACGAGAAAGGCCTCGACGGGACCGAGACCGGTCAGCGCGTTGAGCGGTTTGAGGGGATAGTCGAAGTAGTGGTTGTTGTAGTGGATGCGCGACATCCGCGGGCGCAGGAGAAACGTCTCGCCGAGGATCTCGGCCCACAGTTCGTTAATGAGCCGTACCTTGGAGAAAAAGCGGTGCCCGCCGATGTCGAAACGGTAGCCGCGATAGGTGACGGTCCGCGACAGTCCGCCGACCTGGTCGTCCGCCTCGATCACGGTGGCGCGGTAACCCAACTTACCGAGTTCGTACGCCGCGGTCAGGCCGGCCGGCCCGGCTCCGATAATTACCGTGTGCCCCATGTGCCGAATTCGGGTTCTGTCGCCGTTTTCTTTACCCGCGGACCGTGCGGCGGAAAGCGTCGAGGGCGATGCGCGCCGCCCGTTCCCACGAGAAGCCGGCCACGCGCGCCAGTCCGTCGGTGCGCAACCGCGCGCGCAGCGCGCCGTCTTCGAGAACTCTCCGGAGGGCGGCGGCAAGGGCACCGGGCAGGTCCGGGTCGCAGACCACTCCCGCGTTACCGACGACCTCGGGCAGGGCGCCGCGATTACTGACCACCACCGGCGTGCCGCAGGCCATGGCCTCTACCACGGGCAGTCCGAACCCTTCGAGCAGCGACGGCAGCACGAGTGCCGTGGCGGCGTTGTACAGGTGGGCCAACTCGGCGTCGGGAACGTAGCCGGTGAAGCGAACATCGTCGGCGACGCCGCGCGCCGCGGCGCGCCGTTTGACCTCGGCGTAAGCGGAATGGAAGACGTCGTCGCGGTAGTCGCCGACGAGGACCAGCGTCGGGTGTGGAGGTGCGGTTGCGGCGCGCACGTCGGCGAAGGCATCCACGAGGTTCACCAGATTCTTGTGCGGACTTATGCCGCCAACATAGAGGACAAACGCACGCCCGAGCAACTCGTATCGCCGCAGGATTTCCGGCGCCGGATCGAGTGGCTGAAACTCGGGCCCCGGTCCCTCCGGCACGACGACGATGCGTTCCGGCGGAATGCCGAAACGACCGGCAATAGCCATCCGGGAGGCTTCGGAGACCGTCATGACGAGGTCGGCCTGGTGGCGGGCCGCCCACAGCTTGGCGTGCCAGAACCAGGCCGCCCGCCGCGACGGGAATACGTGTTCCGGCAGCCGTTCGGCGATCACGTCGTGAATGACGACCGCAACCCGGCTGCGGCCGAAGACCGGCACGTACGTGTAAGCGGAAGGGAAGAAGACGAGATCGTGGCCGCCGGCGGACAGGGCGCGGCTGACGGCCAACATGTCGGCGACGCCGCGCCTTCCGCTTGCGGCTGCCGCCCGGGCGGCGGGTGTACCCGTCGTCACCGCCTGCACCCGCACGCCGCCGGGCAGCGGCGGCGCATCGGAGGGGTCGAAGTCGATCGCCAGCGTCCAGACGATGTCGGGCGCCTGTGAGACCAGCTCGCGGACGAGCTCGCGCGCAAAGCGACCGTAGCCGCGACGGTTCAGCCAGCAGGTACCGTCGATGGCGATGCGCATGGAGGGCGTGGGGGCTTGGGGGCTTGGGGGCTTGGGGGCTTGAGGTCTTGAGGTCTTGAGGGCTTGGGGGCTTGAGGTCTTGGGGGCTTGAGGGCCTGGGGGTGGGGATACGGGCGCTGTCCGAGACGTCGGACCAGGCAACGCGCTAATCCCGTGTCTTCTCCACCCACGGCCCGGGCACCAGCCACCGGCCGGTCAGGCGGGCCCAGGCGAGGACGGCGAAGGCGAGGGCGACCGAAATGCCGCAGTAGAGGAAGTAGAGCCAGTGCATGGGAATGGCTCCCAGGGCGAAGAGTGGGCCGCGTTTTCTGGCCAGGTAGCGGTAGCAGTCCCGGTTAAGGTACACGAGAGCGCTTGCGGCGGAGGCGGCGCCGAGCGCCGCGATCCCGGCCATGAATCCCGCGCCGGTGACGAGGGTGAAGCTCAGTGCGGCGAGCAGGGCGAGCAGGAGGCCGACCAGAGCGACGCTGGCGCGCTGGGTTCCGGTGACGTTGAGGTCGGCGGGCATGTGGCGGTTATGGCGCATCAGCAGGAACCACGGTACGCCACGGTCGCGGATGTCGGTGCGCACGAGGCCCGCGAGGGTCCAGCGCTTGAGATGCGTAGCCTGGATGGTGGGGTCGAGATCGATGTGCAGGCCTGCGGCGGCCATGCGGTTGCCGAGTTCGATGTCCTCGATGCAAGGCCGACGGTAGTTTTCGTCGAAGCCGCCGAAGCGCAGGAAGACGTCGCGGCGCACAGCGCCGCAGCCGGCCCAGAACGTCCAGGCGTCGCGGCGGCTCCGGTGGTGAACGTAATGGTGCATCAGATTCTTGAACTGCGAGACGAACCCGGGGTCGGCGGGTGTATCGTCGTAGGAGCCCATGACGGCGACGACCTCGGGGTTGGCGCGGAAGTGGGCGTCGAAACGGCCGAGGGTGTCGGGATGAACGCAGACGTCGGCGTCGACGAAGACGAGGAACTCGCCGGTGGCGACTTCGGCGCCCCGGTTACGGGCCCGGGCCGGTCCGCCGTTGCGGTCGAGGCGCAGGACGCGGACTCCGGCGCGTGCGGCGACCTCGGGGGTATCGTCGGTCGATGCGTCGTCGACGACGACGATCTCGTAGTCGCGGAACGTCGAGGAGGCGAGTGCCTTCAGAGCCCGCGCGAGGAAGGGCCCGTTGTTGTGGGCGGGCACGATGACGGAGAGTCGCATCACTGTTGCCGGTGCCGGTGCAAGTTCCGATCGACAACCTCGCGGGCGGCGTCGAGGTCGAGCCGACCGTCGAGGAAGGTGTTGATGCGTGTCAGCTCGTCCTCGGGGTGTGCGACGAGGGAGTTGTAGTCGACCCAGAGGGCGCGAAGATGGGGTTGAGCTTGCAGCCACGCCTCGAGGTGGCGCAGATGTCGACGGAACAGTTCGGCCATCGATGTATCGTCGCGGCTGGTCGATTCGCGGCGCCGCAGGAGCATCTGGCGCTGCGAGGCGAGGACTTCGTCCAGGTCGCGCCGCATGAAGATGACGCGGCAGGGGTATTCGCCGGGGACGAAGCGTAGCAGTGCCGAGACGAGTTTGACGGCCTTGCCGCGCGCGTCGTTCAGCCACGAGGCGTCGCGTTCGATGTTCTTGACCGGTTCGAACTCGTAGTAGCCTCTGGGGTTGTCGGCGTCCGCCATCCGCAGGTTGTCGGTGAGGACCGGGATCCCGCCGGCCGCGAGGATCTGCATCATCATGGACGTGCCGGACCGTGGCAGTCCGGAGACGAGGACGATCTCATCGGGGTTCATGGTCGCTCTGCGGAATTCCGAGTTCCGCCGCAGTGCGCACCGCGCGCGAACAATTCGGACGGGAGGGGCGAGGCTCCGGCCGAGCCGAACGCGCACCGACGCGGCTCGGCGGGAGCCCCGCCCTCCCCGGGGCACGTCTGGTCACATCTTGGGTTGCGGGCGCTGGCCCGCTCCGAGGAGTCGGAGCGTACGGGTTGGTGGTTGCCAACGCCGGATCCGGGGGCCAGGGTGCGAACTTGAAGGGATGTTTGTTGCCGCTTTACCACCTCGAGCAGCATCATGCAGACGTATGGCAGCTCGAAGTAGGCGGCGCTGAGCAGCGATCCGGACACCACGTAGGCGACGAGCGCGGCGGCGAGCGTGTCGGCCAGGTCGCCGGCCCAACGTTGCTCCTCGCCACGGGCCCGCACCAGGCGCCAGATAGTACGACGGGTCAGGAACGCGTTGACGATCAGGGCGACGAAGATCGTGAGGCCGACGAAGCCCTGATCGCCAAGGACCTCGAACCAGATGCTGTGCGCGGCGACGCCCCGCTTGTTGAGCACCGGCGTGTCGACGAACCCCAGCAGACCCGGCGCGTACTTGTACTTTTCCCAAACGGCAGGTGTCTGCACGGCCCGAAAGCCGCCACCGAAGAACGGGTGCTCCAGTGCGATGGCCGAACTCGCCTTCCAGGCGGCCACTCGACCCATGAACGACGCGTCGTCCTCCGCGTTTTCGATCGTGCCCATGCGCACCGTCCACGACTCGGGTGCAGTGTACAGCACGAGCACGCCGGCCAGCGCTACCAGTGCCAGGCCGGTGACCTTGCGGCGGCTCTGCAGCACAGTCCACGCGGCGAGGGCGCCCATGCCCACGAACCCACCGCGCGAGTGGGTGGAGACGACGGCGAGAACGGTTACGAGCAGTCCGCCGAGGGAGCCCCAGCGGACCAGAGCGCGCGCGGAGTAGTGGTAGAGATAGAACAGAAACGGCAGGACCATCGTGAGCACCAGTGCCCCGTGGTTGTTGTCGCCGAATTTCGGGTTGACTATCGCGTGGAACGCGCCGCCGCTGACGAGGAACTTGAGGCCGTCCAGCACGCCGTGAAA is a window encoding:
- a CDS encoding glycosyltransferase family 4 protein is translated as MRIAIDGTCWLNRRGYGRFARELVRELVSQAPDIVWTLAIDFDPSDAPPLPGGVRVQAVTTGTPAARAAAASGRRGVADMLAVSRALSAGGHDLVFFPSAYTYVPVFGRSRVAVVIHDVIAERLPEHVFPSRRAAWFWHAKLWAARHQADLVMTVSEASRMAIAGRFGIPPERIVVVPEGPGPEFQPLDPAPEILRRYELLGRAFVLYVGGISPHKNLVNLVDAFADVRAATAPPHPTLVLVGDYRDDVFHSAYAEVKRRAAARGVADDVRFTGYVPDAELAHLYNAATALVLPSLLEGFGLPVVEAMACGTPVVVSNRGALPEVVGNAGVVCDPDLPGALAAALRRVLEDGALRARLRTDGLARVAGFSWERAARIALDAFRRTVRG
- a CDS encoding glycosyltransferase family 2 protein translates to MRLSVIVPAHNNGPFLARALKALASSTFRDYEIVVVDDASTDDTPEVAARAGVRVLRLDRNGGPARARNRGAEVATGEFLVFVDADVCVHPDTLGRFDAHFRANPEVVAVMGSYDDTPADPGFVSQFKNLMHHYVHHRSRRDAWTFWAGCGAVRRDVFLRFGGFDENYRRPCIEDIELGNRMAAAGLHIDLDPTIQATHLKRWTLAGLVRTDIRDRGVPWFLLMRHNRHMPADLNVTGTQRASVALVGLLLALLAALSFTLVTGAGFMAGIAALGAASAASALVYLNRDCYRYLARKRGPLFALGAIPMHWLYFLYCGISVALAFAVLAWARLTGRWLVPGPWVEKTRD
- a CDS encoding sulfotransferase, which codes for MNPDEIVLVSGLPRSGTSMMMQILAAGGIPVLTDNLRMADADNPRGYYEFEPVKNIERDASWLNDARGKAVKLVSALLRFVPGEYPCRVIFMRRDLDEVLASQRQMLLRRRESTSRDDTSMAELFRRHLRHLEAWLQAQPHLRALWVDYNSLVAHPEDELTRINTFLDGRLDLDAAREVVDRNLHRHRQQ
- a CDS encoding putative O-glycosylation ligase, exosortase A system-associated, whose protein sequence is MRDFVVLAMTLVYVPLAFARPLAGYLLWGWAGLIGLNLYLFGFMVSAPFVQIFALATLLSLLVNRDPLAQRLQITRTSALMILFAVHGFFSALTAYPGIVRNWELCGAVAKTVLFCLLMPTLVVNRLRIHAMVVMIALATTFHGVLDGLKFLVSGGAFHAIVNPKFGDNNHGALVLTMVLPFLFYLYHYSARALVRWGSLGGLLVTVLAVVSTHSRGGFVGMGALAAWTVLQSRRKVTGLALVALAGVLVLYTAPESWTVRMGTIENAEDDASFMGRVAAWKASSAIALEHPFFGGGFRAVQTPAVWEKYKYAPGLLGFVDTPVLNKRGVAAHSIWFEVLGDQGFVGLTIFVALIVNAFLTRRTIWRLVRARGEEQRWAGDLADTLAAALVAYVVSGSLLSAAYFELPYVCMMLLEVVKRQQTSLQVRTLAPGSGVGNHQPVRSDSSERASARNPRCDQTCPGEGGAPAEPRRCAFGSAGASPLPSELFARGAHCGGTRNSAERP